A portion of the Malania oleifera isolate guangnan ecotype guangnan chromosome 3, ASM2987363v1, whole genome shotgun sequence genome contains these proteins:
- the LOC131150628 gene encoding uncharacterized protein LOC131150628, translated as MAPPPGPYSGTSTLALVARASAFSIGLVYGSIKLKYLKAKAKSHQKAEAKGHH; from the exons ATGGCGCCGCCTCCAGGACCCTATTCCGGAACCAGCACTCTTGCTTTG GTGGCTCGTGCTTCTGCCTTCTCTATTGGACTCGTTTACGGAAGTATCAAGCTCAAATATCTGAAG GCAAAGGCCAAGTCTCACCAAAAAGCTGAAGCTAAGGGTCACCATTGA